The segment gagcacccctagcccTTAGgtacaatttagaaatatttagacATACAGTTTAGCctgatgtgtatatatatctgaAAAGAGAACTTGCTCAAGTTTGCATCAATAGAGATGGATCCAAATAAGCTAAGATGAATGTCTGTTCTCAGCTGGCGTGTTCTGTGCTGTGGTGTCCCATCCCGCTGACTCTGTGGTGTCTGTACTGAATAAAGAGAGCGGCAGTTCAGCTGTTGAGGTGCTGAAAAGACTGGGCCCCGCAGGTGAGTCAGACACGTATATAAAACATAATAGTCAACAGCAGATCAGATAAATACTTTGCTGATCAAAGAtacagatgagtgtgtgtgtatatatatctcgTGAAGGCTAAATTATTAATGGATGAATGCAAGTTCTCAGGAAAGAACCCATTCTTTTTTttggtatttaaaaaataagtaatacaTTATACTGAATCAATTTTGccctcaaacaaaaaaaaaacgaaagtttttgtattgtttattcattctcatttttttttatttgattaaaaactgtttgtacatgtttattattattatattgttcatAAAAGACCTTGAAGCACCTTTTCACTGAGGTTGCTGTGGGATGTAATAACCTTTATTACCAAAAGAGGAGGCTGTTGTTCTAATATTTATTCCTATTAGATCAGCTCAGTATCATAGGGATCTCATTAGAAATGAATAATGACCAATTCATTTGGTTCTTTTATCTCAGATGATTAATTATTGGCATGTTTAAGTGTCATGACATTAAATAGGAAGTATAGATTAGCACAGTTTTAGTAACCGGTCTAGTCACTCGGTGTGTAAATGAATGTTGATGTGGGCACTGTTTTTCCCACAGGTGTGTGGAAGGGTCTTTTTGCTCGAATCATTATGATTGGCACACTGACCGCTCTACAGTGGTTCATCTATGACTCAGTGAAGGTGTACTTCCGTCTGCCTCGTCCACCGCCCCCTGAGATGCCGGAGTCCCTTAAGAGGAAGATGGGTCTCCTGGACTGCTAGACTTTTCTCTCATCAGCAGTATCCTGAGTAACTAAACAAAGTCAGAGGTTTTTTTCCACATTCACCACTTGCAAAAAACTCCAGTCCCTGAAGTGTTTATCAGTGTTGAAGGCAGTATTTAATTATCACTAGGTTCTCCCAGGGAcattgtgtgcatgtatgaatatTAGAGTAAAATCAATCACACACTAAACATCTGTTGATTTTTATGTGACTCCTGTGTGTTTTGTCAAACTGTTTTGCTCTCATTAGGTAACTAAAACCACAAAGAGTAATGTATTTATCTACTGGAAATATAATTTTGGGTATTATTGACATCACTGTAGACATTGTGTGTTTTGACATTATATGTAGAAAACTTTTCTATAATTAGGTAATATTGGTATGCACGTATTTTATatgtagtttaaatatatatagtcgtatttgcatgaaataaaacagggtttcattgtttttatcgttaactaaaaataattacgtttttgttaattgaaataaagctaatatattattaacacaaaaaaagaaaattacaaatgttGCTGTGGCacccaactgaaataaaatactgtaaGTTTAAGCTGAAATATTAGAATTActgcaaataaaatgcaaataaacattttattaaaatggaaaaaatacttataaaagacaaaagcatataaaaattagaatataaatgattatattttataatgtattatattaataaaggCTAATTCAAAATTCTAGAATAGtatatacataatacaaaaaaaacaatatgagaTTGTGATAGAAATGCTAATGCAAAGATCTATTAAATAAAAGtgtatcattaaaacaaaaacataaaatttgagaattaaaaaaaaaacaagagcatgatctttaaaaggtattaaaattttaagtaattaaaaaataataataattacatgtgAAGCTGTTATGACATTTTCTGAAAGGTAAGCATTAAGTCATGTAAACATTTTAGGTCATACCAGTTCTGCTAACAAAAGGCAAACAAGATTCAAACTCCTGCTCTGGAATATCATTTGAATTCACCTTTAATTAGTTtcatttatgaatgttttatAGAATATTTCAGTCACATTAAGAGATGTGGTATCCACAGGGTCTTGACTGCTCAGTCTCACTGTAATGTCACAATGCCCCTGGATTCTCTCTCCTCTTCTTTCCTCATCAGCTTGATGTAAGCAACAGGAATATGATGACCCATGACCTCATGACTATCAGAGGAACACCAAGCAGAGAGGGGTCATTCACTTCACAGAGTGTGCCTACATTTGGGTCGTCTTTATGAGAGTGTATGAGTTTTTGAGAGCGAGGGACTGGGTGTTCACATATAAGTGTGGAAGGGGATAGTCGGTGTGCTCCATTTTTGTCATTATATCCCATTAGGTTTGTCTTGTTAATGTGGTTTGCAGTGGCAGGACTGTGAAGTTGAATTCTGAGAAACGAATGCTCTCTGATTTTCTCACTAAGCCACTGATGCTGAGGGTCAAAGGTTATGGGATTCTGAGTTGCATTTCagtgtaaccttttttttttgccactaaTGCATTCATTCTGTAATGGCTCCACATGCACCTTCACCTCCCTAGTGAGTAATGCAGCATCAAGACATCCAAAGTGCGTTGAAAGCACATGATTTCACGGTGCCTTTGGTATATAACTGAACTTTAGTTTTACAAATCATACAAActggaatgaatgaatatatcaAAACCCACATGAGTGCATAATACTGTTAGTGCAGCTGGCTGTTTTTAGTGAACACACGTGCATAGAGGGTTCCAACAGCTATTTGTGGAGCTCTTGTGATCATGTGCAGTAAAATCACACAAGAAAAATTTAAAAGCAGCAGTGTTTGGATGAAACATTTCATTAGAAAGTTACTTAATTAGAATGTCAGAAACAGAGTTATTATAGGCttgaaataagataaaaaataaacttaaaatataaaagaatataaacTTACTTTTacttataagtgtgtgtgtgtgtgtattttttatatatatatatatataaactctctctctctctctctctctctctctctctctctctctctatatatatatatatataacttaaaactcttttaaaacaataaaaactgcaAACTACAATAGAATATCAATAAACTGATCAACTGTTTtctcaaacaattaaaaaataacagcaagtaacaattaaataaacatgaacttttgaagtaaaaaaactgaaatggtattttcttgtaaaatatactacagttatctttgtttaatttacaactttaaataataatcatttatttttgttacagtACTGAGATCTTGGGCAGTAATGATGATGCTTTACCTTTAGTTTTGGCTTCATATttgacaaaaataaagatttggtACTGTTtgtactttacaataaggttccatttgttaactgtatttaatgCATGAACTACAGTAACAATCAGcagtacatttgttacagtatatatTCGTTGGTATTaacgttagttaataaaaattcaactgttcattgttagtccaTGTTAGCTCACATCCATTAACTAACATTATTAGAAACAACTTTTAATTTGAATacagtattagtaaatgttggaatcaactaagattaataaatactttagaagtatttttcattcATGACgtatgttaacaaatgaaacttttgtaaagttttaccacatttataatagtttataataaAGGCTGAAGTAGAACATTTAGGCCAGAAGAAGAGATCATAACCTGTACAGCTTCACAAGAGAGTAGTGCACGTGAGTGTGAGTTaatgtgtctgtctctctttatTGTCACAACCCTTGTCTCATAAAGGTCAGTCTGAAATAGCATACGGTCCTCTCGCCGGGTCTCACGAGTTCATTAATAACCAAAGGATTGGCAGCCGCTGTAATATTCCATGAGAGAGATTGAAGAGCAAGCTCATAGTCAGAACTCATGGAAGAAATCCTATACATAATCTATGTTCCAGCTGCCTTCATTACCCTCATGAAgaactgtctctctctcgctctctctctctctctctctctctctctctctctctctctctctgcagtgatTGGTTACTCTTTCACTGactggagagaaaaaaatgagGTAAATTGTCAATAAGGGGCAAACCCATGATGTGTACACAGTTACTGCACTGTTTAAACAGAAAACACTTATCAGCCGTGgtaatagaaaaatatttaacttCAAGTTCTTAACTAGCATCTGATAACTAACTTCAGTGACATGAAAGGTTGTATTTGTCCTTGGATATTTACAAAGTGTCATTTTTAGactacaaaaatctaaatttagcaGGATTGACACAGTTTAGATAAAAAGTATGTGAGATAACCATGCTGAAGTGTTCTTTGGCAGCTTGAttgtcttaaaggaatagtaaacacacacacacatgaatattcagtcattatttaatcACCCTTCTGTCATTCcaaactgtatgactttctttatatTGTGGAACACAAGACATCTTTGAGAAATCAACCATTTTAGAAAAATGAGTTTGGAGCATATGAAGGAGagtaaataatgctaaaaaatttaaatttcctatttttttattgtgacacacacacacaaacacatcgcCTCTTCTCTCTTGCTCTTTTCCTTTTCATCTTTCTCCATTTATCTTTcatctttttcccttttttaaagTATGACACACATTCTTCCTTTTAGCAAATAATGACAAGGCCCTTAATGCTGCTCAAATGTCACTGACTTATAAATGCTCTTATTGGACAAGCCAGTGGGAGGAACAGGAGCCTCATTGGTCCCCATATTTAGGAGTAAAGGAACTATTGTTTGTTCATGTGAAGGCAAACTGTTGCTGGGGTGCCATAGCACaaacactatctatctatctatctatattagaCATCACTCTTTAGTAAACATTTATATGGCTCCAACATTAAATAAAACCATTTGAAACACTAATTTTTATCAAACAGTTTTTGGGTTTTAAAATTTAGAGCATGtttatgtacatacatgcatgtgtatttcAACATTTGGTTTCTTATATGTCCTCTTTACATAAAGTAGccaagcataaaaaaaaagaaatatatatatttataattgagTTCCCACAAGTTTCACTAATTTTGTTGCTGTCTTCTGGATGTGTTTACTAGACAGGTCAAAACCTTTTCATGGCCTCGGTTGCATAACAGAGATTACCCTTCATGCAATTCCACCTACTCCATTGGGCAACCAAGATCACAAAACATTAACTGTAATATTTAACTTTGCATCGTGCTGACTGGGATACATCTCTAATGTGGCAAATATTGCATTAAAACAGATGCCATTGAACACCAAGGTCAGTGAAGAGGAAGTATTTGTATGATGATGGCAGTGAAATCCTTGACACAACTATCCAAGGAGAAAGTGGGCCGGTCAGTCGTTCTCATATTCCTCATATCATCAAGGGCTTCGCATGCACTTGTAGCAGAAGGTCATACGCTCTCTGCGTAACGCCCCACGCCCAAATTCTGCTCCTCCACGAGTCACGCGAACGCGCACGCACTCTCTCACCGGTGCACAGCGGCTCTCACTTGCCCTTCCTGCAGCTAAGGATTCTTATTTAAAATTCCTGCTACAAATGTATGTATATACTTTGAATGGCTGTTTTATTGCTTTGCATATGCCTCATCTAAATAAATTATCTCGATTAGCATTGCGTTAAACCAGTGTCGTTGACATTGAAGAGTGGCGGATAATCGGCTGTTCAGTGATGAATGCAACACTTCCGTGCACCACATCTCGAggttaaaagtttttttgttgcATTACAAGTGAAGCCACAATCGTATTTCCATTCTGAATTGTTAGCTGAGCAGCCAATGACGATTAAGTGGTGCACGCATGAACATGGAGGAATCCAGAGCACGCTAAACTTGAATTTGGACTTGTTTGGAAAGATCTGATGGAACGAGGCCTATCTGCGAATGTGTGATTAACTCGAGACGCTTAAAATAAGAGCAGATCGATTACCGTCATGATTTTACAATTTACCGTTTGTTTTCAAACGCAATCGTTGCATCCGAATCGTCAAGGACATCATAAGGACGGTTGCGTCGTAATAGCgccaaaattaagttttaatacttTCTCTTTCAGAGTTTTAACCATTTGTGATTTTCTGTTGTATACGAAATTGCAACAacctatgtattattattattgtatctaaaatgagcaaatatttatttgaattatacagtaatttttctttaacttttaataaaatgtgtacattttaaactcaactttattttttgcttgtttgaATCCATATCAAAATAATTGAACCATAACAAAATTGAAGTGTGTACGTAcggtatgtatgtatatgttgttGTTATAATTAACATGTAAGCGCTATCAGCATCCACTCATTATAGGCTCTCCATTCATTAAGAAAGTTATGTTAAGTAGTGCCAGCATTCCAAGATAAGGTTTATCTTGGGTGATATAAAAGCACACGACCGTGTTTTGGCAAGGGAGAGATGCACCTTTTATTGTGGCAATATATGACGTTTTCTTGAATATATCTAATGTCTGACATAATCCTCATGAGCCCATTGAGGATTAGTGTTTCACGTGAGGGCTGTGTGTGTCAGGGTTTGCAAGCTCATAAACCGTCTAGTCAACTGGAATAAACTTGATTGGATGGAATTCTAACGgtctaaatataaattttacttgTGTAATGTCTCTCTAAAAGTCCCTTTAGATGCATAAACttaatttcaatttagtttataTCAGTaatggatttttctttttgtgtttttaatgaacaaaaatggTAATTGACTAAAGTGAGCacacattttctaaataattttgtgtgtatgtgtagaaaCACTCCTACAGTTTGTCTAGATTAGCAAAGGTGGGCAGAGTGACCTGACTCCAGTGGCTAATTATATTACTGTGTGGGCCTCTGCTTGCAATTTAGGATATGGTAATTTTCTCAGTATGGAGTAATGTTGTAACTCCTTATGTTGACCCACCTTTGGTGCCTGATCATGTTAAGTTTAACTGAAACTTCTACCTAGTTAACATTTCCGGTTTACCCCACTGATAACTGTGGTTGTCCCTgaacttttctttttctattattGTACACTCTTAATAGTTTACATTGTGAACATGATCTGTCCCATTCTTCCAGCGTGATCATGGCCTCAGTAATGGAGAAGCTGATCACCCCTCTGGCCAGCGGCCCCGCTGAGCCCCCCAGGAACAAAGTCACAATTGTTGGCGTGGGGCAGGTGGGCATGGCATGTGCCGTCAGCATTCTGCTCCGGGTAAGAGACCTTCACCTTAATCCCCAATGGAGGTTTATTTGTGTATTGagctaaggttttttttatttttattttattttttttaaatcacattgaaTCACATTTACCATTGCTTGGTGAAGTTCCACTGGCAAAATCCAGTGGTTGCAATAGAAATCTGTGCAATCAGGAGTTTCACTTGAGGGCACAAACGTTCCCTGTGCAGATTTCACTCACATGCAAGACCACCACACCTTTATACTATTATTGTGTCAGCTATTTAATCTATTATAATGTTCCATACACTTTGTTCTCGGTCTTGTAGGAGCTTGCAGATGAACTGGCTCTGGTGGATGTTGTGGAGGATAGACTGAAGGGGGAGATGCTGGATCTGCAACATGGCAGCCTTTTCCTCAAGACCCCTAAGATTGTGGCTGATAAAGGTGGGTCGCCCTTCCATTGCATGGGGCTGACTCTTACTGTTAAAAatctgattattataaatgatatattaatgtatattaagTTGAGATGGACTCATTTTTTCCACTCATTATCTTATGATTTTTGAGCTAAAGTTATAAGGTGTGGTCACAATAGTGAAATTTTAGACAAATGTCAgttgctgatttaaaaaaaaattttttttttattgtcaatagtgtagtgaCACATGAAGCacatatatctctctctctctctctctctctctctctctctctctctctctctctctctctctctcaaaaaaaaaaaaactcatacccAAGCAGCCTTTGCTCAAACAACTTGAACTCATTGCCAAATCAGCATGGGATAATCTTTCACCCTGACACAAAATTCCAGGTCACATGCATACCTAGTGAAATGACTAGATTTTGCCCGTGAACAGTGAGTGGTAAATGGGACCGTGCCTTAATGCTGAAATGTTTGAAGGTATATGTTTATTTCAATAGAGGTATCCAAAGTTTTTATGTTTATGATTTGTATTTGCTTGACAGACTACTCCGTGACCGCTAACTCTCGTATCGTGGTGGTGACGGCCGGAGTGCGTCAACAGGAGGGTGAGAGCAGATTGAACCTGGTGCAGAGGAACGTCAACATTTTCAAACACATCATCCCTCAGATTGTCAAATACAGTCCTGACTGCACCCTCATTGTGGTGTCCAATCCAGGTGAGCAAACGAACACACTCCCACATCATGCTTAATCTCAATGCTTTCCTGTTTAGCACAACAACCAATGTGAAGAAATACAAGTATATTTTTTCATAGTTAATGGCAAATAAAATATTAGCCCCAGATATTGTACAACTCCTAATGAGATCAAGAATGCAAAATTCTAAATGGCATTCTAAAGATATGTCCCTTTCATACCCCTGTGCATCTGTTCATACAGTGGATGTTTTGACCTACGTGACATGGAAGCTGAGCGGCCTGCCAAAGCACCGCGTCATCGGCAGCGGGACCAACCTGGACTCCGCTCGTTTCCGCTACATCATGGCCGAGAAAATGTGCATCCACTCCAGCAGCTTCAACGGCTACATCCTGGGAGAGCACGGAGACTCCAGCGGTGAGAGGGGGAGCTGGTAGAAAGAATAAGATGGATGCATGTGAACTGCTGCTTGATGTGGCGTGATTTCAGTCAGTCACGGCGTAAAGTGctgtttttgtgtttaacagTGCCTGTATGGAGTGGAGTAAATGTGGCCGGAGTGAGCCTGCAGAAACTCAACCCTGACATCGGCACAGATAAAGACAGCGAGAACTGGAAGGAAGCTCACAAGATGGTTGTGGACAGGTAGGGCACATTTTTTGTCATCTGACTGATTGGGAATATATATCAATGCACTTTAGATGACCACAGTGCTGTTGAGAAGGTAAAATAATTTTCAGACACATTTTAATGTTCGAACCCTTatgaagtgtctttttttttattattattatttgaacacTAAAGAAGGTTTTGTGAAGTGTTTCTTACACTAAAACTCAAAGTTTACACTGTGACCACATCTGTATAGACAGTTTCATcaggcgcacgcgcctggacctaagttaacttccggtctgtgttgtgtatatcggtctgccTAGCGGTGCcgtctacaaacgcagttaaagtcaaggttaTGAGTAAActctgaagttgggctcaggtggttgtgctaggggatgtgtttcccatacatttatttatttttggagactcgccacaattttaaaactgatcgattttcaaaaaggcttcgttgaataaacgcaattaacgttacgtactgcacgtttaataataataattacttatatttatatgtttaaatatcaaaacgaggcacatgtgttttttatatcgctgtatttctgaaagaaagacttgcatgttatatgcctgataaagcagagtgtgtgtgctttgtttacagctgttaacgttactggggaaacctctatttttCGCGCTtgatgtctatgctttaaaacatcacctgctggcaaagaatgaattagcattttcattaagtccgcccgATCcatgcagcaaacatattttgtttgttatcaaaaaaatatctactctagaaggacttggctgttgttgttgattctatttggaagtctaccggaagttaagttaggttcacaaaagcgctcatgagcagtaacatttgtttatgttgttgccgttgaaacagtCTATAGCTCCAAAAAGACGCAACCGAAATCACGTACTTTCTAGTAGGTACTACGTttagatttaaactttaaaaagttGGTTCTATATACAATATCTCCCATTGTGCCACTGTCACATGACCTACCAGCACATTCCATCTCAAATCCATGACCTTATGAGATGGTAAAATGTTAATCAGAAATGCACTTCAGAATCTTCATCTCATCTGTGTACTTTTCGCCTACTGTTTTCAAAATACTATTAATTTTGGACATACTTGTCCTCTCACATACTGCTTATATAGTAGGTATATTTGGATGCAGGGTTTGTATTCCAAattttccttttgtgttcagAAACAAAGAAATGGCAGCTGCGAGGACTGAAAATGCATGACAGGCttgaataatgaaaataaatatattttcttaattagtTGCTGCTATCTTCTCTTAGTGCGTACGAAGTGATCAGGCTGAAGGGATACACTAACTGGGCCATCGGCCTCAGTGTGGCCGACCTGACTGAGACCCTGGTGAAGAACCTGAACAGGGTCCACCCTGTCTCCACCATGGTGAAGGTGAGCGGAGTTTACAGTAGCAGTAGAATCATGATCCTCCATGTCATAGAACTGCACAGATGAAATGTGTAAACAtccttttttgttattattattattagtgatcACTTCATGTGTTTCCTATGGTGTCTTCTGCAGGGCATGTATGGTATTGGTGAGGAGGTGTACCTGAGCCTGCCCTGTGTGCTGAACAGCGGTGGAGTGGGCAGCGTCATCAACATGACCCTGACCGATGAAGAGATTGCTCAGCTGAAGAAGAGCGCAGACACTCTGTGGGGCATCCAGAAAGACCTGAAGGACCTGTAGATCAACCGCTGGACACCTTGCACCGCTTCCCTCAACTCTGTTCACACTCCCTCTGTATCTTTACACGCTCTCTATGTCGGTTCCTTCTTATCACTTGCTTTTGGACACGATTGCTTTTTTTCATGGTGGCTAGTGTAGGCATAATAATCCAAAATGTGGAATGTTTCTTCTAAAGAGAATGATCAAAGGGAAAGATCTTTGGTTCTTCACACTTGCACTTGTTAACCAAGTCATTCTGCGTGGGCAGTGAAGAAAGAACCAACACCTCTCTTGTCTGGACATCATTTAGTGTGATCGTTAGGGAAGGGATCATTCTTATGGCTTTCTGTTAAACTGAAGAGGAGAAGGGACTGAAGTGAAATAGATACAAATGTATTCATTCTTCTGAATCATGCTGTAAGTGTCAGTCATAGGAGTGTGTATAAGAAGTTAATAAATCAATCTTTTCAAATCTGTCTGTTAGCTGTTTTTGTCATCTTCATGcactaatacaaatattttgtaccTTTCTGTGGTTAAATTCAGGAACTTGTAGGATTTTCAACAGTAGTGTGcaaattatacaataataattttaaaacggtttttctcgtttttttttttttttgcaccatttCACATTAAGCTAACAGTTTtgaaaacgatatatatatatatatatatataaactttttaaaaactgatgtttaataaGTGGAAATTTAAGTATTTTTGTCAATGTTCTGAATTGAATAAAAGTGATCTGCAGCAAACGGCCAGGTGAAAATACTCACTCTAAAAATACTTGTAAACCTAAAgctgttattaaaatgtttgaaacacattaaaaataatatttaccgatttgtaaaaaaaataattaaactttaaataattaaactccCAATTCACACCGTGTCAACAATCAAATACATTTGATTTACTTAACGAAGccatcaaacaaaataaaacgtTTATTGCACAAATACAATTACGGACTGAAACAAGCGCGCCATAAAATTCCATGACtgggaaataaaaaaaagcataataacaGGCAAGGCGTGCCTGAAATAATTACCCACAGTTTTCCATTCTGATGAAGACTGACAGAAATGTGATTTTCAAGAAGTTTCTGACTGTTTTCTCAGGTAAATCATCATTGGCAGCAGGTGCTTGTGTTTGGGTCTGTCAGTTGGCGCTTCATTTCGCTTCCCAAAGCGCAGCCCAAACGGGTTGTAGTTGAATTTACTGCGTGGTAATCGATGTTGGCAGGAAATATGTGTCGATTCGTCTTTTTCttggaagaaaaaacaaaggCTTGCGTCGTCTGAGGAACTGGGCTCGTCAAACTGCCTCCGCTCCACTGAGAGATAGTGCTGCTTGGAGTCTGGAAAGTAATATAGGCTTTTCAAAGCACTCTTtaacaagcttttattttatttatttatcaagcgTTTCGATTGCAGTGCATCACCTTACCTGGAACGGGCTCAGAATCAGATATATCCATGTCAGTGAATGATGCTCTCAAAGCTGTGGACTGACAGATCATTGCAGACATGAAGAGAATCAGTGCCTTGATTTTCATGCTGCTGAATTGGAAAGCTTATGGAGCACAGCTGAGCCTTTCTCTCTTCAGTGAACAAACCCATGCTCTGCTGTCCTGCTTCAATATAAAGCTTTGCTGCTGACATCCTCTGACCTTATTTTACATGTATGAGTGTCTCTGGCAAATAGGACCTCCCTGTAGCCTCATCCAGAGCGTTTTCACTGTTCACATGTTTTATTTCGTGATAAATTGTACACTGAAATCCACTGTGATTATTCAGATAGCTTCTGAAGTTCTGCAGATCC is part of the Carassius gibelio isolate Cgi1373 ecotype wild population from Czech Republic chromosome A4, carGib1.2-hapl.c, whole genome shotgun sequence genome and harbors:
- the LOC127975042 gene encoding L-lactate dehydrogenase B-A chain, with protein sequence MASVMEKLITPLASGPAEPPRNKVTIVGVGQVGMACAVSILLRELADELALVDVVEDRLKGEMLDLQHGSLFLKTPKIVADKDYSVTANSRIVVVTAGVRQQEGESRLNLVQRNVNIFKHIIPQIVKYSPDCTLIVVSNPVDVLTYVTWKLSGLPKHRVIGSGTNLDSARFRYIMAEKMCIHSSSFNGYILGEHGDSSVPVWSGVNVAGVSLQKLNPDIGTDKDSENWKEAHKMVVDSAYEVIRLKGYTNWAIGLSVADLTETLVKNLNRVHPVSTMVKGMYGIGEEVYLSLPCVLNSGGVGSVINMTLTDEEIAQLKKSADTLWGIQKDLKDL
- the kiss2 gene encoding kisspeptin 2 translates to MKIKALILFMSAMICQSTALRASFTDMDISDSEPVPDSKQHYLSVERRQFDEPSSSDDASLCFFFQEKDESTHISCQHRLPRSKFNYNPFGLRFGKRNEAPTDRPKHKHLLPMMIYLRKQSETS